The Microbulbifer sp. YPW1 genome contains a region encoding:
- a CDS encoding DUF4212 domain-containing protein has translation MSFKNKQLASDYWRENLKLMFTLLVIWFVVSFGCGILFVEELNQIRMGGFKLGFWFAQQGAIYVFLALIFVYVYKMNQLDHKYDVYEDDDVAETAGKSDVAGEAQQLQGGH, from the coding sequence ATGAGTTTCAAGAATAAGCAGCTCGCCAGTGATTACTGGCGAGAAAACCTGAAGTTGATGTTCACCCTGCTGGTGATCTGGTTTGTGGTGTCTTTCGGCTGCGGGATCTTGTTTGTCGAGGAGTTGAACCAGATCCGCATGGGCGGTTTCAAACTCGGCTTCTGGTTTGCCCAGCAGGGCGCCATTTATGTGTTCCTGGCCCTGATTTTTGTCTACGTCTACAAAATGAATCAGCTGGATCACAAGTATGACGTTTACGAAGACGATGACGTGGCCGAGACTGCGGGTAAATCCGACGTTGCCGGCGAAGCGCAGCAGCTGCAGGGAGGTCACTGA
- a CDS encoding GNAT family N-acetyltransferase → MYLIQTPRLRLRELTDSDSDAAFTLALVNDPSFHQFIGDRGVRTLENARSYIEQGPRAMYRTHGFGMYRVELQDGTPVGQCGLIRRDGLDDVDIGFAFLPTYRGCGYAFEAASAVMDWGKQILCLERIVAIVSPENQDSIRLLEKLGLRYERDITLPGDDKPILLMGWQAQED, encoded by the coding sequence ATGTACCTGATCCAGACACCGCGCCTGAGACTGCGCGAACTGACCGATAGTGACTCTGATGCAGCGTTTACCCTTGCACTGGTAAACGACCCGAGCTTTCACCAGTTCATCGGCGACCGCGGTGTGCGCACGCTGGAAAATGCCCGCAGCTATATCGAGCAAGGGCCCCGGGCCATGTACCGCACCCACGGCTTCGGTATGTACCGGGTAGAACTGCAGGACGGTACGCCGGTAGGACAGTGTGGATTGATCCGGCGCGATGGGCTGGACGACGTGGATATCGGTTTCGCTTTCCTGCCCACCTATCGCGGCTGCGGCTACGCGTTCGAGGCCGCTTCGGCGGTGATGGACTGGGGAAAACAAATCCTCTGTCTGGAACGTATCGTCGCCATCGTATCGCCGGAAAACCAGGACTCCATTCGCCTGCTGGAAAAGCTTGGCCTGCGCTACGAGAGAGACATCACGCTACCCGGCGATGATAAACCTATTTTACTGATGGGCTGGCAAGCGCAAGAGGATTGA
- the acs gene encoding acetate--CoA ligase, producing MTSTSETYPVPNAYAANTLLDETRYFELYNRSIEDNDGFWREQAQRIDWIKPFSQVKDVSFAKDDLHIRWFANGKLNVAANCLDRHLAEHGDTTAILWVGDEPGTSREISYRELHRDVCRFANGLKRLGVQKGDVVTIYMPMIPEAAVAMLACARIGAVHSVVFAGFSPEALAGRMDDGKSRTLITANAGRRGGRSVPLKQNVDRAVALCEETTVENVVVVNYTDDASDWNPAVDRDYAELVEAQSDDCPAEVMDAEDPLFILYTSGSTGKPKGVLHTNGGYITYASITHEYVFDYRRGERYWCAADIGWITGHSYIIYGPLANGATTVMYEGVPHYPDVTRVSQIIDDHQINILYIAPTAIRALMAEGDKPVAGADLKSLRLLGTVGEPINPEAWKWYHRTFGRGQCPIVDTWWQTETGAAMLTPLPGATALKPGSATRPFFGVQPALVDNEGNILEGATEGNLVLLGSWPGQMRTVFGDHQRFVDTYFSTFDNMYFTGDGARRDEDGYYWITGRVDDVLNVSGHRMGTAELESALVAHEAVAEAAVVGYPHDIKGQGIYVYVTLNSGIEPSEAMHTTLRNWLRSEIGPIATPDVIQWAPGLPKTRSGKIMRRILRKVAADECDQLGDTSTLADPGVVEDLVANRAAATLA from the coding sequence GTGACCAGTACAAGTGAAACCTACCCCGTACCCAACGCCTACGCCGCCAATACCCTGTTGGACGAAACGCGCTATTTCGAGCTTTACAATCGCTCCATTGAAGATAACGACGGTTTCTGGCGCGAGCAGGCACAGCGCATCGACTGGATCAAGCCTTTCAGTCAGGTAAAAGATGTGTCTTTCGCCAAAGACGACCTGCACATCCGCTGGTTTGCCAATGGCAAACTGAACGTGGCCGCCAACTGTCTCGACCGCCATCTGGCGGAGCACGGCGACACTACCGCCATCCTGTGGGTGGGAGATGAACCTGGCACTTCCCGCGAGATCAGCTACCGCGAACTGCACCGGGATGTATGCCGTTTTGCCAACGGCCTGAAAAGGCTCGGGGTACAGAAAGGCGATGTGGTGACCATCTACATGCCGATGATCCCCGAGGCCGCGGTGGCGATGCTCGCCTGCGCACGGATCGGCGCCGTGCACTCGGTGGTATTCGCCGGGTTTTCTCCGGAGGCCCTGGCCGGGCGTATGGACGACGGTAAATCCCGCACCCTGATTACCGCCAACGCGGGCCGTCGCGGCGGCCGCTCGGTACCGCTGAAACAGAATGTGGACCGGGCAGTGGCCCTGTGTGAAGAAACCACTGTGGAAAACGTGGTGGTGGTCAATTACACCGACGATGCGTCCGACTGGAACCCTGCGGTTGATCGCGACTACGCCGAACTGGTGGAGGCACAGAGTGACGACTGCCCCGCAGAAGTGATGGATGCGGAAGATCCGCTGTTTATCCTCTATACCTCCGGCTCTACCGGTAAGCCCAAGGGCGTCCTGCACACCAACGGTGGCTATATCACCTATGCCTCCATCACCCACGAGTACGTATTCGATTATCGCCGCGGCGAACGTTACTGGTGTGCAGCGGACATTGGCTGGATCACCGGCCACAGCTATATCATTTACGGCCCACTGGCCAACGGCGCTACCACCGTGATGTACGAGGGCGTGCCCCACTACCCCGACGTCACCCGGGTATCGCAGATCATCGACGATCACCAGATCAATATTCTGTATATCGCCCCGACTGCGATCCGCGCATTGATGGCCGAGGGCGACAAGCCGGTGGCAGGTGCCGACCTGAAAAGCCTGCGTCTGCTGGGCACCGTGGGGGAGCCGATCAACCCCGAGGCGTGGAAGTGGTATCACCGTACCTTCGGGCGCGGCCAGTGCCCGATTGTGGATACCTGGTGGCAAACGGAAACCGGGGCCGCCATGCTCACGCCGCTGCCCGGTGCCACGGCACTGAAACCCGGCTCCGCCACCCGCCCCTTCTTCGGCGTTCAACCGGCGCTGGTGGACAATGAGGGCAATATTCTCGAAGGCGCCACCGAGGGCAACCTGGTGTTACTGGGCAGCTGGCCGGGACAGATGCGCACCGTGTTCGGCGATCACCAGCGCTTTGTCGACACCTACTTCAGCACCTTCGACAACATGTACTTCACCGGCGACGGTGCACGTCGCGACGAAGACGGCTACTACTGGATCACCGGGCGGGTTGACGATGTACTCAACGTATCCGGTCACCGCATGGGCACCGCTGAGCTGGAGAGCGCGCTGGTGGCCCACGAGGCCGTCGCCGAAGCCGCGGTGGTGGGTTATCCACACGACATCAAGGGCCAGGGAATCTACGTCTACGTCACCCTCAACAGCGGTATCGAGCCCAGCGAAGCCATGCATACCACACTGCGCAACTGGCTGCGCAGCGAGATTGGCCCCATCGCCACACCGGATGTCATCCAGTGGGCGCCGGGCCTGCCGAAGACCCGCTCCGGCAAGATCATGCGTCGAATCCTGCGCAAGGTGGCCGCCGATGAGTGTGACCAGCTGGGAGACACTTCCACCCTGGCCGACCCGGGTGTGGTGGAAGACCTGGTAGCCAATCGCGCGGCGGCGACACTGGCCTGA
- a CDS encoding sodium:solute symporter family protein: MDVQTLTFLIVGATFLLYIGIAIWARAGSTNDFYVAGGGVHPVANGMATAADWMSAASFISMAGLISFMGYDGTVYLLGWTGGYVLLALCLAPYLRKFGKFTVPDFIGDRYYSQAARTVAVICAIFVCFTYVAGQMRGVGVVFSRFLEVDIVTGVVIGMGVVFFYAVLGGMKGITYTQVAQYCVLIFAYMVPAIFISIMMTGHVLPQTGFGGMLSDGTYLLDKLDGLSTELGFAEYTSGTKSTIDVFFITAALMVGTAGLPHVIVRFFTVPKVRDARKSAGWALLFIALLYTTAPAIATFARVNMIDTINGPDGQGTAHAEAPSWISNWEETGLISWEDKNADGKMFYSGDERNEMSVDRDIMVLANPEIANLPAWVIALVAAGGVAAALSTSAGLLLVISTSISHDLLKRNLMPRITEKQELLYARSAAAVAICIAGYLGINPPGFVAQVVAFAFGLAASSFFPAIIMGIFSKRMNKEGAIAGMLSGILFTAAYIVYFKFINPAANTADNWLFGISPEGIGTLGMIINFAVAIAVAKVTREAPSEVQEMVESIRFPQGAGQASAH, from the coding sequence ATGGATGTGCAAACACTTACTTTTCTGATCGTCGGTGCGACTTTTCTGCTGTATATCGGCATCGCCATCTGGGCACGCGCCGGTTCCACCAATGACTTCTACGTGGCCGGTGGCGGTGTACACCCGGTGGCCAATGGTATGGCCACTGCGGCCGACTGGATGTCCGCAGCCTCGTTTATTTCCATGGCCGGCCTGATTTCCTTTATGGGTTACGACGGTACCGTGTATCTGCTGGGCTGGACTGGCGGTTATGTGCTGCTGGCCCTGTGCCTCGCGCCTTACCTGCGCAAGTTTGGCAAGTTCACCGTGCCGGACTTTATCGGTGACCGCTACTATTCCCAGGCGGCGCGTACCGTTGCAGTGATCTGTGCGATCTTCGTGTGCTTCACCTATGTGGCAGGGCAGATGCGCGGTGTGGGTGTGGTGTTCTCCCGCTTCCTGGAAGTGGATATCGTCACCGGCGTGGTCATCGGTATGGGCGTGGTGTTTTTCTACGCGGTGCTCGGTGGTATGAAAGGCATTACTTATACCCAGGTGGCTCAGTACTGCGTGCTGATTTTTGCCTACATGGTACCGGCGATATTTATCTCCATCATGATGACCGGCCATGTGCTGCCGCAAACCGGTTTTGGTGGCATGCTGTCTGATGGTACCTACCTGCTGGATAAACTCGATGGGCTGTCGACCGAACTCGGGTTTGCGGAATATACCTCGGGCACAAAAAGTACCATCGATGTATTTTTTATTACCGCTGCGCTGATGGTGGGTACCGCGGGTCTGCCGCATGTGATCGTGCGCTTCTTCACCGTACCGAAAGTGCGCGACGCGCGTAAATCTGCGGGTTGGGCGCTGCTGTTTATTGCGCTGCTGTACACCACCGCACCGGCCATCGCCACTTTTGCGCGGGTGAACATGATCGACACCATCAACGGCCCGGATGGCCAGGGTACCGCCCATGCGGAAGCCCCCAGCTGGATCAGCAACTGGGAAGAAACCGGCCTGATTTCCTGGGAAGACAAAAATGCCGACGGCAAGATGTTCTACTCCGGTGACGAGCGCAATGAAATGTCCGTGGACCGCGACATCATGGTGCTGGCCAACCCGGAAATTGCCAACCTGCCTGCGTGGGTAATTGCGCTGGTGGCTGCCGGCGGTGTGGCTGCGGCACTGTCCACTTCGGCGGGCCTGCTGCTGGTGATTTCCACCTCGATATCCCACGATCTGTTGAAGCGCAACCTGATGCCACGTATTACCGAGAAGCAGGAGCTGTTGTATGCGCGATCTGCAGCGGCCGTGGCGATCTGTATTGCCGGTTATCTCGGGATCAATCCACCGGGCTTTGTGGCGCAGGTGGTCGCCTTTGCCTTCGGGCTCGCGGCGTCGTCCTTCTTCCCGGCGATCATCATGGGGATCTTCTCCAAGCGCATGAACAAGGAAGGGGCGATTGCAGGGATGCTGTCGGGTATCCTGTTTACCGCGGCTTATATCGTGTACTTCAAGTTCATCAACCCGGCGGCCAATACCGCGGATAACTGGTTGTTTGGTATTTCGCCGGAAGGTATCGGTACCCTGGGTATGATCATCAACTTCGCAGTCGCCATCGCCGTGGCGAAAGTCACTCGCGAAGCGCCCAGTGAAGTGCAGGAAATGGTGGAGAGCATCCGCTTCCCGCAGGGCGCCGGCCAGGCCAGCGCACACTGA
- a CDS encoding DcaP family trimeric outer membrane transporter yields the protein MKIIKNRKLAGAVALAAMVNTLPTLAAETEAVTAAQLQQRIAELQAQVDALAARPVEIENPEPGKSPTFGNTNIQIGGYVKLDSIFSDYSDGSGATAAIGEDFLVPSTIPVGGLERGESGDVHYNAHAKSTRLFFKSSTEMGAGRVTTHIEIDAMAGAQGDERISNSYAQRLRHAYVDWKIDGDRSLLAGQSWSTFFNVGALPEGLDFVGPVGTIFERQPQIRYTQGIGSGSLQFAAENPATTLYNGAENPYDDNSRPDLILRYNNSIGDLNYSVASMSRELAYEGADVSESEQGYAISLSGKWQLGRDDLRFMYSYGNALGRYLGLNSYRAGIIDPVDGDIELIDQHGGFVALRHFWSEQWRSNLVLSATEADNPGLVSDTTPSSYQSLQLNLMYSPVPKMTLGGEYIFARKEVENASGLLVDDEGDMQRMQLSVKYVF from the coding sequence GTGAAAATAATAAAAAACCGCAAACTGGCCGGTGCGGTGGCACTGGCAGCGATGGTGAATACCCTGCCCACCCTGGCAGCGGAAACCGAAGCAGTGACCGCAGCCCAGTTGCAGCAGCGGATCGCAGAATTGCAGGCACAGGTGGATGCGCTCGCCGCGCGCCCGGTTGAAATTGAAAACCCGGAACCGGGCAAGTCCCCCACATTCGGCAACACCAATATCCAGATAGGCGGCTACGTCAAACTGGACAGTATCTTCAGTGATTATTCCGATGGCAGTGGTGCCACTGCGGCCATTGGTGAAGACTTTCTGGTGCCGTCCACCATCCCTGTTGGTGGTCTGGAAAGGGGCGAGAGCGGTGATGTGCACTACAACGCTCATGCGAAATCCACCCGGCTGTTTTTCAAGTCGTCCACCGAAATGGGCGCGGGCAGGGTGACTACCCATATCGAGATCGATGCCATGGCCGGTGCCCAGGGCGATGAGCGTATCAGTAACTCCTACGCCCAACGGCTGCGCCACGCCTATGTAGACTGGAAAATCGATGGCGACCGTTCACTACTTGCCGGGCAGTCGTGGTCGACATTTTTCAATGTGGGCGCCCTGCCAGAGGGATTGGACTTTGTTGGCCCGGTAGGTACCATTTTTGAACGCCAGCCACAGATTCGCTATACCCAGGGCATTGGCAGTGGCAGCTTGCAGTTCGCTGCAGAGAATCCGGCTACCACCCTGTACAACGGGGCGGAAAACCCCTATGACGACAACAGCCGCCCGGACCTGATCCTGCGTTACAACAACAGTATCGGCGACCTCAATTACTCCGTTGCCTCCATGAGTCGCGAGCTGGCCTATGAGGGTGCAGATGTCTCTGAATCGGAACAGGGTTACGCTATCAGCCTCTCCGGAAAATGGCAGCTGGGGCGCGACGACCTGCGTTTTATGTACAGTTACGGTAATGCCCTCGGCCGCTACCTGGGGCTGAACAGTTACCGCGCCGGTATCATCGATCCCGTCGACGGGGACATCGAGCTGATCGATCAGCACGGTGGTTTTGTCGCTCTGCGTCACTTCTGGAGCGAACAGTGGCGCAGCAACCTGGTGCTCTCCGCCACCGAGGCGGATAACCCGGGGCTGGTTTCCGACACTACGCCGTCTTCCTATCAGAGCCTGCAATTGAATTTGATGTATTCACCGGTACCCAAGATGACCCTGGGTGGTGAGTATATTTTTGCCAGAAAGGAGGTTGAGAACGCCAGCGGGCTGCTGGTTGACGACGAGGGGGACATGCAGCGCATGCAACTGTCCGTGAAATATGTATTCTGA
- a CDS encoding choline BCCT transporter BetT encodes MKLRTTNDGKARFDPPVFYTSTGVLLLLVAYAVLFPEDATARFQSMQNTIVTYMGWYYVLIVAILLVTVVLISMSRLGDIKLGPEHEKPEYGFWSWLAMLFSAGIGIGLLFFGVAEPVMHYLNPPDADPGTVEAAREAMILSIFHWGFHVWAIFAGVALILGYFSYRHNLPLTLRSALYPMIGERIHGPIGHAVDVFAIVSTVCGVATTLGFGVLQMNAGLNHLFGIPVGEITQVILIVVTTSLATISVVVGLDAGIKRLSQLNMGLAALLCLTILVLGSTVFLFQAFVQNVGSYLSVLVNRTFNLYAYAPTDWIGGWTIFYWGWCLSWSPFVGLFIARISRGRTIREFAVGTLLMPTLITIVWLTVFGNSAIRFIRDEGLQSLADIIQKDQSLALFQFLEQFPFSQVLSGLAIILVVIFFITSADSGAMVMNMLSSHGRDDTPIWQRIFWSAIIGVVAIALLLAGGLASLQTAAIASALPFSIILLVAIYGLIKALRMDSAKRDAQSAPVAPISARNPVSWERRLRNLVQLPSLQEVHEYIRETAEPAMGKFAEQMQKNGFVAKVSGEENAVVHLTVYQGEEVDFLYSIYPKAHLKPNASNPDTVLDDTCDDGSPDIYFRAEVHLSEGGQDYDVMGWTSDQLLTDILSQYERHLQFLHSLR; translated from the coding sequence ATGAAACTGCGCACAACCAACGACGGCAAAGCGAGATTTGATCCGCCGGTGTTCTACACCTCTACCGGCGTATTACTGCTGCTGGTGGCCTACGCGGTTCTGTTTCCGGAAGATGCCACCGCGCGTTTCCAGAGTATGCAGAACACCATCGTCACCTATATGGGCTGGTACTACGTACTGATTGTGGCCATCCTGCTGGTTACGGTGGTGCTGATCAGCATGTCGCGGCTGGGCGACATCAAGCTCGGACCTGAGCACGAAAAGCCCGAATACGGTTTCTGGTCCTGGCTGGCAATGCTGTTCTCTGCCGGCATCGGTATCGGCCTGCTGTTTTTCGGCGTTGCAGAACCGGTGATGCACTACCTGAACCCGCCGGACGCCGATCCGGGCACAGTGGAAGCCGCGCGCGAGGCAATGATCCTGAGTATATTTCACTGGGGTTTCCACGTGTGGGCCATTTTTGCCGGCGTGGCGCTTATCCTCGGCTATTTCAGTTATCGGCATAACCTGCCACTGACGCTGCGCTCCGCGCTTTATCCCATGATCGGTGAGCGTATACACGGTCCTATCGGCCATGCGGTGGATGTATTTGCGATCGTCAGTACCGTGTGCGGTGTTGCCACCACGCTCGGGTTCGGCGTGCTGCAAATGAACGCCGGTTTGAATCACCTGTTCGGCATCCCGGTGGGGGAGATCACCCAGGTTATCCTGATTGTGGTGACCACCTCTCTGGCCACCATTTCAGTTGTGGTCGGGTTGGATGCGGGCATCAAGCGGCTGTCGCAACTGAATATGGGCCTGGCGGCCCTACTCTGCCTGACTATTCTGGTGCTGGGCAGTACCGTATTTCTGTTTCAGGCGTTTGTACAAAACGTGGGAAGCTATCTCTCGGTACTGGTCAATCGCACCTTCAACCTGTACGCCTACGCGCCCACCGACTGGATCGGCGGCTGGACGATTTTCTACTGGGGCTGGTGTCTCAGCTGGTCGCCTTTTGTGGGGCTGTTTATCGCGCGGATTTCCCGCGGGCGCACGATTCGGGAGTTTGCGGTGGGCACTCTGCTGATGCCCACGCTGATTACCATCGTCTGGCTGACCGTATTCGGCAACTCCGCGATCAGGTTCATCAGGGATGAAGGCCTGCAATCCCTCGCGGATATCATTCAGAAAGACCAGTCCCTGGCCCTGTTCCAGTTTCTCGAGCAATTCCCGTTTTCCCAGGTACTTTCCGGGCTCGCCATCATATTGGTGGTGATATTCTTTATCACATCTGCGGATTCCGGCGCGATGGTAATGAACATGCTATCGTCCCACGGTCGCGACGATACCCCGATATGGCAACGCATTTTCTGGTCGGCCATTATCGGCGTGGTGGCGATTGCCCTGCTGCTGGCGGGCGGTCTCGCTTCACTGCAAACCGCCGCCATCGCCAGTGCCCTGCCCTTTTCCATCATTCTGCTGGTGGCCATTTACGGATTGATCAAGGCCCTGCGCATGGACTCCGCCAAACGCGATGCGCAGTCCGCCCCGGTTGCGCCGATCAGCGCGCGCAACCCGGTGTCATGGGAGCGTCGTCTGCGCAACCTGGTCCAACTGCCCTCACTACAGGAAGTGCACGAATATATTCGCGAAACCGCAGAGCCCGCCATGGGCAAGTTTGCGGAGCAGATGCAGAAAAACGGTTTTGTGGCGAAAGTCAGCGGAGAGGAAAATGCGGTGGTCCACCTCACCGTCTACCAGGGTGAGGAGGTGGACTTCCTGTACAGCATCTACCCCAAGGCCCATCTGAAGCCCAATGCATCCAACCCGGATACGGTCCTGGACGATACCTGCGATGACGGCTCCCCCGACATCTACTTCCGTGCAGAAGTGCACCTCAGTGAGGGCGGACAGGATTACGATGTCATGGGTTGGACCAGCGATCAGCTGCTTACTGACATACTCTCCCAGTACGAACGGCACCTGCAGTTCCTGCACTCCCTGCGCTAA
- a CDS encoding autotransporter outer membrane beta-barrel domain-containing protein → MPNAKRSLAAAIALASLTCGLNATAAAEDSPFSQVIAFGDSLTDVGNAGVFTSGEDKQAAISLMSQNLGLGQVAPSCAGMYLCLPDVDPSLPEDQMLASAQAQVRAALPNVGGGWAVGGHRAADVLLNILGTRGYMNYLNEQGLTLDTNAHNFASALLPDPTRTTSTGLYADLNLLGLLLQGPAAVAELRAAAAQAEAAGDPTTAAQLNAQADGLQAQIDAAPAMIVADSGITGNPHPLGLGYLEASSGRADGKALYWVNGGGNDLLAGFTATLSGGITAQEFAAQSGLAANMLADGAQALSDAGANYILVANVPDISQTPGMFAAVSQAVAASPEAAQLANAVAAGLMTQDEADAQLAAAIDTTLAQASGAVTLFNNTLLSDAGNIDGVLMVDMQGILKVSLDNAAALGFSSEFDQSTLCYEGGSCIEHPVYGKNGTAPDADQLIFNDAVHPTQAAQRLLGDYYTAVVSAAQIAGQLPDMGVQASRSHVTALEEGFVGTRYRTAETGVFVSGVFGNSDYDNSFAQAASGDATGSLLGAGYALRDNWQLGFAVSRSDLSLDNSQSNVDSTSTNYSIYTRFHYNEFFVDASATVTDVEYDRIGRQLQLGDQFSDTLEGQTSGENTTLDLTGGINISGGESRYGPFAGVTRVTADVDGYSEDALDGFTYTGADGSQMDPFGMNFGSQERRYTTMRLGAFADKAWGNVSAYAQLWYEDTTGTENDSLEVGVKSMTGNMNAMPSYASKDMGLFEDGAGALVGLRWQAANAIAVSANLTSRPSSEHGSLNVTYRF, encoded by the coding sequence ATGCCCAACGCCAAGCGCAGCCTGGCGGCAGCCATTGCCCTCGCCTCCCTGACATGCGGACTAAACGCCACCGCGGCAGCGGAAGACTCCCCTTTTTCTCAAGTGATCGCCTTCGGCGACAGCCTCACCGACGTGGGCAATGCCGGCGTATTCACCAGCGGTGAAGACAAGCAGGCGGCCATCAGCCTGATGTCACAGAACCTGGGCCTCGGCCAGGTAGCCCCTTCCTGCGCGGGCATGTACCTGTGCCTGCCAGATGTCGATCCCTCACTCCCGGAAGACCAGATGCTCGCCTCGGCACAGGCACAAGTGCGCGCGGCACTTCCCAACGTGGGCGGAGGCTGGGCGGTAGGTGGCCACCGCGCTGCGGACGTCCTGCTGAATATTCTCGGCACCCGCGGCTATATGAATTACCTGAACGAACAGGGGCTCACCCTGGACACCAACGCGCACAACTTTGCCAGCGCCCTGTTACCAGACCCCACCCGCACCACCAGTACCGGGCTTTACGCCGATCTGAACCTGCTGGGCCTGTTACTGCAAGGGCCCGCCGCAGTGGCTGAACTCCGTGCCGCCGCCGCGCAGGCGGAAGCTGCCGGTGACCCCACCACCGCAGCACAGCTCAATGCGCAGGCCGATGGTCTGCAGGCACAAATTGATGCCGCTCCCGCAATGATCGTTGCCGACTCCGGAATCACCGGCAATCCCCATCCGCTGGGGCTCGGCTACCTGGAAGCCAGCAGCGGCCGCGCTGACGGCAAGGCGCTTTACTGGGTGAACGGCGGCGGCAATGATCTGCTCGCCGGGTTTACCGCAACCCTGAGCGGCGGTATCACTGCGCAAGAGTTTGCCGCCCAGTCCGGTCTCGCCGCCAATATGCTCGCCGATGGCGCGCAGGCGCTGTCCGATGCCGGCGCCAACTACATCCTGGTCGCCAACGTGCCGGATATCAGTCAAACCCCGGGCATGTTCGCCGCCGTCAGCCAGGCCGTTGCCGCGAGCCCGGAAGCCGCGCAGCTCGCCAACGCCGTGGCCGCCGGTCTCATGACCCAGGACGAGGCCGACGCCCAGCTGGCAGCCGCGATAGACACCACCCTCGCTCAGGCCAGCGGTGCCGTAACCCTGTTCAACAACACCCTGCTGTCCGATGCCGGAAACATCGACGGAGTGCTGATGGTGGATATGCAAGGCATTCTCAAGGTCTCCCTCGACAATGCCGCGGCGCTGGGCTTTTCCAGCGAGTTTGACCAGAGCACCCTGTGTTACGAAGGCGGCAGCTGTATCGAGCACCCGGTATACGGAAAAAATGGCACCGCGCCCGATGCCGACCAGTTGATTTTCAATGATGCGGTACACCCCACCCAGGCCGCACAGCGGTTGCTGGGCGATTACTATACGGCGGTGGTTAGTGCCGCGCAGATTGCCGGCCAGCTCCCCGATATGGGCGTGCAGGCATCCCGCAGCCATGTAACCGCCCTGGAGGAAGGATTTGTCGGCACTCGCTACCGCACCGCGGAAACCGGGGTATTTGTCAGCGGTGTCTTCGGCAACAGCGATTACGACAACAGTTTTGCCCAGGCAGCGAGTGGCGATGCAACTGGAAGCCTTCTCGGTGCTGGATATGCACTGCGCGATAACTGGCAGCTGGGTTTCGCGGTAAGCCGATCAGACCTTTCCCTCGACAATAGCCAGAGCAATGTGGATTCCACCTCCACCAACTACAGCATCTATACCCGCTTCCACTACAACGAGTTCTTTGTCGACGCCAGTGCGACGGTGACCGACGTGGAATACGATCGTATTGGCCGACAGTTACAGCTCGGAGACCAGTTCAGCGATACCCTGGAAGGCCAGACCAGCGGTGAAAACACCACCCTGGACCTGACGGGAGGTATCAATATCTCCGGTGGCGAATCCCGCTACGGGCCCTTTGCGGGCGTGACCAGGGTCACTGCGGACGTGGATGGCTACAGCGAAGATGCATTGGACGGATTTACTTATACCGGCGCCGACGGCAGCCAGATGGACCCGTTCGGGATGAACTTTGGCAGCCAGGAGCGCCGCTACACCACCATGCGACTCGGTGCCTTTGCCGACAAAGCCTGGGGTAATGTGAGTGCCTACGCACAGTTGTGGTATGAAGATACTACCGGAACCGAAAACGATTCCCTGGAAGTGGGCGTCAAATCCATGACCGGTAACATGAACGCCATGCCGAGCTACGCCAGCAAGGACATGGGCCTGTTCGAAGACGGCGCCGGTGCGCTGGTGGGTCTGCGCTGGCAGGCGGCGAATGCCATTGCGGTAAGCGCCAACCTCACCTCACGACCGAGCTCCGAACACGGCTCACTCAACGTGACCTATCGCTTCTGA